Proteins encoded by one window of Lycium barbarum isolate Lr01 chromosome 11, ASM1917538v2, whole genome shotgun sequence:
- the LOC132619715 gene encoding uncharacterized protein LOC132619715 yields MGLEGGVMGSSGGWGGVVGGARDGWGRRECVGVGCWDWRGDNQREMSLMELIEEGRKADHQIEIKETNGQDQLVLQTKKSSNQLFDERFKDLDNTCIRAATIFKVNVGLQKSNPDAYMPFLISIGPYHKRNPELGSMEKYKLLYLRRFLRRKEGLDMESCISTLEKKKDEALKCYDDNLDSDTVCKFSEMLLLDGCFVVEFIREHCEVEKREDGDKIINLQWMMDQVCRDMVLLENQLPFFVLTMLHDMKKHRTEASFLYMVRETLLNTFPKVTLLPRSEIDDFNAERVDHLVHAVHMFCRPSEMKTTNASMRSECCKISSCGKILQLTRSKEIPNVLGLWQCYHIPSATELYDAGVSFLKIGSEEENDVDKTTLFDFKFENELMEFPCFTIEDSTDTFMRNLIAYEQHSSNIYPYFSNYAHIMTQLIRSHKDVNLLRQTGIILNDLGDDKEVANIFKKLSNGVTVTDFFYREECSKLIQHCEKPWNQMMASLRHNYLQSPWAGASTMAAIILLILTVIQTVLAFTGDQELSISVSPQRIKNILSESQNLEDHFGPFLNFVTSPHTTPFEVGESNQRGMAHCIEITPIDDQSPLLRQTTKDENPELGSMEKYKLLYQRRFLRRKAGLDVESCISELEKLEDKALKCYVDIGDVDSDIVGKFSETKGVDEVPFTKLQVVHMSSHPSYWSPRRVVNHNMKNMSIGKIHQTWHANIPNVTELCEAGVRFSKVGNIYSDFGDSITLFDIKFENGLMKISWFEVDDITETLLRNLIAYKQQSYDELPKHFSDFAVFMDYLINSNKDVNLLRRKGIITNQLGEDNEVASIFNKIGQGVNVSTDFYYEDECRKAIHHCEKTWNRMKANFRRNYLHSPWAGISTVAAIILLLLTATQTVLSFISLLK; encoded by the exons ATGGGGTTGGAGGGTGGGGTGATGGGGAGTAGTGGTGGTTGGGGTGGGGTGGTGGGAGGGGCAAGGGATGGATGGGGGAGGCGAGAGTGCGTGGGTGTTGGGTGTTGGGATTGGAGAGGAGACAATCAGCGTGAAATgtcacttatggaactt ATAGAAGAAGGGAGGAAAGCCGATCATCAAATCGAGATAAAGGAAACAAATGGTCAAGATCAGTTAGTGTTACAAACAAAGAAATCCTCAAATCAACTCTTTGATGAAAGATTTAAGGATTTGGACAATACATGCATCAGAGCTGCGACCATATTCAAAGTAAATGTGGGGCTACAAAAATCAAATCCAGATGCTTATATGCCATTTTTGATCTCCATTGGTCCTTACCATAAAAGGAATCCTGAACTTGGCTCGATGGAAAAATACAAATTGTTGTACCTACGACGGTTTCTCCGGCGGAAAGAGGGGCTTGATATGGAAAGTTGCATTAGCACATTGGAGAAAAAGAAAGATGAAGCACTAAAGTGTTACGATGATAACCTTGACAGTGATACTGTTTGCAAATTTTCGGAAATGTTATTGCTAGATGGTTGTTTTGTGGTTGAGTTTATTCGAGAGCATTGTGAAGTCGAGAAAAGAGAAGATGGCGACAAAATCATCAACTTGCAATGGATGATGGATCAAGTATGCCGAGACATGGTGTTACTGGAAAACCAACTCCCTTTCTTTGTCCTCACCATGCTTCATGACATGAAAAAGCATCGTACAGAAGCAAGCTTCTTGTATATGGTGAGAGAGACATTACTTAATACTTTCCCAAAGGTGACACTTCTACCTAGATCAGAAATTGATGATTTTAATGCAGAACGAGTCGACCATTTAGTTCATGCGGTACACATGTTTTGTCGCCCATCAGAGATGAAAACTACGAATGCTAGCATGCGAAGCGAATGTTGCAAGATAAGTTCTTGTGGCAAGATTTTGCAATTAACCAGGTCAAAAGAAATCCCCAATGTCCTTGGTTTATGGCAATGCTATCATATTCCAAGTGCAACAGAACTTTATGACGCTGGAGTTAGCTTCTTAAAAATAGGATCTGAGGAAGAAAATGATGTGGATAAAACAACATTATTCGATTTCAAGTTCGAAAACGAATTAATGGAATTCCCTTGTTTCACTATCGAGGATAGTACAGACACCTTCATGAGAAATTTGATAGCTTATGAGCAACACTCGTCTAACATATATCCTTATTTTTCAAATTATGCACATATAATGACTCAACTTATCCGTTCACATAAAGATGTGAATTTACTTCGCCAAACTGGAATCATCCTTAACGACCTAGGAGATGACAAAGAAGTGGCCAACATCTTCAAGAAACTTTCAAATGGGGTGACAGTCACCGACTTCTTTTACAGAGAAGAATGCAGCAAATTGATTCAACATTGTGAAAAGCCATGGAATCAAATGATGGCAAGTTTGAGGCACAATTATCTTCAAAGTCCTTGGGCAGGAGCTTCAACTATGGCAGCCATCATACTTCTTATACTCACAGTTATACAAACTGTTCTAGCTTTTACTGGTGAT CAAGAATTATCTATTAGTGTTTCACCTCAAAGAATAAAGAATATTTTGAGTGAAAGCCAAAATTTAGAGGACCATTTTGGACCTTTTCTCAATTTCGTTACCTCACCTCATACGACTCCATTTGAAG TTGGAGAAAGTAATCAAAGAGGGATGGCACACTGTATTGAGATTACACCAATAGATGACCAAAGTCCACTGCTTCGTCAAACTACAAAAGATGAG AATCCAGAACTTGGTTCAATGGAAAAGTACAAATTGTTGTACCAACGACGGTTTCTCAGGCGGAAAGCGGGGCTtgatgtggaaagttgcattagTGAACTTGAGAAACTGGAAGATAAAGCACTAAAGTGTTATGTTGATATAGGGGACGTGGACAGTGATATCGTTGGCAAATTTTCAGAAACAAAGGGAGTTGATGAAGTACCATTCACAAAACTG CAAGTAGTACACATGTCGTCTCACCCTTCATACTGGAGTCCTAGGCGAGTGGTTAACCATAATATGAAAAATATGTCAATTGGTAAGATCCACCAAACATGGCATGCCAACATTCCGAATGTAACGGAGCTTTGCGAAGCAGGGGTTAGATTTTCAAAAGTTGGAAATATTTATAGTGACTTTGGAGATAGCATAACTTTATTTGATATTAAATTTGAGAATGGACTGATGAAAATTTCTTGGTTTGAAGTGGATGATATTACGGAGACCCTCCTAAGAAATCTCATAGCTTACAAGCAACAGTCATATGACGAACTTCCTAAACATTTCAGTGATTTTGCAGTGTTCATGGATTATCTTATCAACTCAAACAAAGATGTGAATTTGCTTCGCCGTAAAGGAATCATCACCAACCAACTAGGAGAAGACAATGAAGTCGCTAGCATCTTTAATAAAATTGGGCAAGGGGTCAACGTCTCAACAGACTTCTATTACGAAGACGAATGCAGAAAAGCAATTCATCATTGTGAAAAAACATGGAATCGAATGAAGGCAAATTTTCGGCGCAATTATTTGCATAGTCCTTGGGCAGGAATTTCAACTGTGGCAGCTATCATACTCCTCTTACTTACAGCTACACAGACAGTTTTATCTTTCATAAGCCTCCTTAAGTAG